The genomic window CTTTTGGTCGCTCCCCGCTGATGAAGTGACCAATAACACTGGACAAGGATTGGACTGTGGGGTGGAAGTTCTCGTAGGTGGTCTCCAGATCCAACTCCGCTGCATCTAACGGGCGTATAACTCGGACTGTGGAAGCGATATCGTCATCATGTGACCCGAGGGCAAAGGGAACTGTGTTAATGCGCTGATGGATgattttctctgtgctgttcctgtgtggaaacattacattacattgatTTATAATCACTATCCATGCATCAGAAAACAGCAACAGTCCAAAGCTCAGCTTATAAAGACAAACAACCatattttgggctttttttcttttttttttgattattAGCTCTTTATTTAAGCTCCAGTGTATTTTAAATAGTTTCTTTGCATGACAATAATAATCTCAGATTATTCGGCAATTTTCTTATAATCAAATTATGTAAAACTGCCatataaacatttttcaaagcCTTTAAAAGAATCatttaaaaagatatttaagAGTTTCAAGTGCGAATGactttttaagtcatttttcTCTGTCTTGTTTTTTCCGACGTGTAGGGTAGATTTAATAAGAAGGATATAGGTCAGTAATGGACAGTCATTGCTTTTGCCTCAGCCTGTCAGTCACTGCTACAAAATCTGAGGACCTCATGCGTTCTTTGCACACCGCCTTTGTAATATGCAATGACCTAATGAACTTGAGGCAATTTTGGGAGATTCAAGctggtattttttttccacagttacTGAAAATACTCAATTACTTCGGCTGAAAAGCATGCACGCCCAACACTTGTTTTAATGCACTGCACTTTTATCCCTTGCACAGAGTCCGGTATGCTTTGGACAAGAGATATCTGAGTGTGAAGGCAAAACTGGATTTTACTAGTCGATCAACACTCCTGCCCTCACCTGTGACCATGACATGTGGGTAGAGACTGAAAGAATAAGAAGATCGtgagaataagaataagaaggAGAAAAGCTTTCTCTGCTCTGACTCTCTTAGAGACAGGGAAAAAGAGTAGAGCTGCAACTCATCCTCAATGAAAAGAGCCAgtttgaggtggtttgggcatctgactagGACGCTTTCTAAGTGAGACATTTCAGGCAAGTCCAACTGCGAGGAGACCGAAAGGCAGACCAGGACATGGTTgagagattatgtctctcaGATAGCCTTGAAAGGgcatctctgcttagactgccaCCCATTCGACTCAGTTAAGTAGCAGAAAATGGGACTCACTAAACAGTTGgcagcagtttttcttttccctgaATATTTGGTCATGCCTGTGAAAAAAAGTTATTAGAGAAGAAGGTGACTTCAGCATGAAATAAGCTCAATTTAGTTACCAGAGTATTTGGCTCTTGAGTTGTTTAGCAGGCTGCTGTCTGCGTCAGCGTTACCATCTGCTCTCCCTCTAACTACAACACTGACACAACTGTTTTTCCCAACGGCGAAACGTCAGCATGTAATCCTGTTCTCCGTCTACGTTTATGAATGAATTTGATAACTGCATGCCATCATTAAACCAAAAATCACTTAGCATAAATAGTTccgttttttaaattaaaaaacagatgtttggtgtggaaaacagaaaatgttatttatttcagcTGAATAACAAAACATTCAGACTGTctgtaaaaaaacatatttatttaacctcTTACCATATGTGAGTGGTGCGGTTCCACACCATCTTCTCCTCCTTCAGCGTCAGCCTCTCAATGACACCTTTGCAGTTATCGACAAACTGGCTGTTTAGTGTTTCCTTCACAGATCTCACCACACCTGCAGTGTGCAATAAATAAGTGTCAATTATTTTTCAGGACtcccaataaaaataaaagttacttTATTTAGGTTTTCCGTACGGCTCAGCAAACCTTCTATGACGGCATATGGGATACATCTTCCAGGAGTTTCAGACAGGATGGTTTTCAAATCTTGGTCATGGGAgactttctttgcttcctgtagaataaaaataaatatatactaaAAATGTAAGGAATTTTCACCCTGCATATGATAAACAGAGAAATGCAGAAATATGTCTGACCTTTAATCTGGCAACTATTGTAGCTCTGCTTCTGTAAATGGAATAGAAGAATGCGGTCAGAGCCGAGCTTGTGGCTAAAACCACAATCTGTGCCGTTGAGGGCTTCCCACTGGAGTCCATCCTGAAATCTACAGCATTGAAGGTCGCTGTGAGAGAGGAGATGAACACATCAGGAAGTTATCATTCATGTCAGTCCAATAGGCCACAACTGTCAGAGTTTGACCTACAAAGTAGTTCCTGGAACTCACTAAAAGACACTTTAGCCACGGAAAAATGATCAGCATTGTAATATTTTTAAGCACActgaagatgaaaagaaaatgcatagaTTTCTGTTGAATAAAGCAACAGACTCTTTGCTTTTACTTTCCACAGTCCGATCAACCACAAATGTTGGAAATTGTCCATTTACAAAGCCACCACAAAGTGCAATTTCCATTTTCTGCACTTGAACTCCATATTATAGGATACCATTGTTTTTACTCCAAAACATTCAATTAGACTCCACAATATGGACACCCTACAAATAGTTTTGACTGTGCAGCAGTTCAAACTACCAATAAACCACATTTACTATGAGATTACAAAGAGCAGGAAATCCTCACAACTCAAAATTTTAAAGGAATTTTCCGCCAATCAATCTCAAAGGTCTTGTTTGTTCTACCAAAAATCTAaacatatttagattttttaaatatatatttaaaaaataaacataaaatatatgaCTTGGGAGTTCAGTCCTGAGCTACACACGTGGTGGAGACTGTCATGTCCTGTGGGGCACGGCAGCTGCTTTGTGGGAGAGAAGGCAACTCTGCTGAGGTGGTGGAAGCTGCACAGAGGATGGTTGGATGCTGCCTTGCCGCCACCACCACTACTACAGACATCTACACCAGCAGAGTCAGTAAGACTGCTGAACTCTAGTGGTCCCAGCCAAAGGTAACACCACTTGTGTCTTTGAACTatacactttttgtttttatttatactaAAGAACACTGTCAAATTGTTTTAGGGTGCttgcttctgtttcttttctctcattCTTGTTGGCTTTAACCAGGACCTCAgcgaaaaaaataatttcacctcaTGTGAGTATGTgttgcaatgacaataaaaatccGTAAATATATGCAGACTTTCGCCACTGCTGTTGCTAAAAATCTACCGAAACAGGAACGTCAGAGCAAAGGTTGCGTGGCATCTCGTTACAACTTAGAGCAAATTTCAAATAGGATCATCTCACAAATAAAGCACATTGAAACTACCCATAATTGAATGCGTGTAGATAAATACTTTTGAAAAAGTCCCGTCTGCGGCTCCctaatgttttgcttttctccttttcatATCTAAATGGACTGGAAACCGCTCACAGCTTAAACGGTAAATATATAGTTTATGGTTACTCCAGTCTGGACACTAAAATAGCCCCCATTAACTAACACGACAAGCAAGTTAGCTTCAGCAAACACAACATTACTCAGTGCTAACAATTAAATCATCAGCTTACATGGTAATATCAGTCTTTGTCAGTAAATATCCTTTCGTTTAAAGCGAAGTCGTTAGCTGGAGTGTTGACTAAAGTTATCATTTCCTTCACTTCCTTAACTGACATTACTAGCTAGCTTGGCTAAATTAGCAGTTTGCTAGCTATGCCTTGACTGGAAATGAAAGGACGGCTGAGACATTTGTTTGAAATAAGCTGCAGCCGTCACATAAGGAGACAACTAAAAGCAGCTTTAACGGACTGTCCAACCACACATTTACACTCGATTTCCTGTCAACAAACCTGAAACAACAGCAGTCTCCACAGCTAAGCCAACACCAACACCGGGAAAGACACCGACGTGCACTTTGCCTCCCCACCAGTAGATGGCAGTGTGGCAGCGTACATCTATTCGTGAACTTGACGGCCATACCAGCTCCTATCCAAggttaaataaaactaaagtaaaaactagaaggaaaaaaacaaaacaaaacaaaacaaaaataaaacaaacaaaaacattttagataccgaaataaaaaaacaacaacaaacagacgTTGCAACTCgacaacaacaaactgaaaTTATATTAAATGCTTACAAAACTAGATAATATAAAAATTGTACATGCTTTAGTCTTTATCAGTGTAGCCAAATCTGTCAAGCATCAGGAGGCTTTGGTGTATTTCTTTAGTGAGACTGGAATGTTTATATGACATTAAAAGCATCTCATCTATATCTGAATCTGACTTCTTCCACATTATAGtcataaaaatgctcaaaattaCACTGAAATTGgactaatttaataataaaaactaacaTGAAATGCGCATAATCACTCTGGAAATTAACAGAAACTAAAgtgaactgaaaagaaaaaagaaaaaaaatcatctactCAAAAGGTTAATTGAAACAAAAAGCCAAGGTTAAACTCAAGAGCTAAAATGTCAATAGACATAATTCTATGcaaatgaaacattaaaatcaatcagaacaaacaaacaaaaaaaaaaagagagcaacagaaaaagCGCATCTATAAAAAACGTGTTTTAATAAGTGAAGTTAATATGAAAGCCTTATCTCCAACAGCAGATTTTCCCATAGCTGGGGCAGAAGCAGGGTCACCTTTAGATTTAAGCCCCAGAGAAGCCCCACTTGAGATTCAGGATTTCTGCTTTAGAAGTGATCAGTGAAattttgtgcaaaaaaattctaaaacaaacagagaTCCAGTGGAAGGAAGCCACAATTTGGGTGTTTGAAAACCCAGTAAGAAGCTGAGCTGCTGAATTCTATTTGAGGTGAGATCGAGAGCCACTTTTCCTCAGTGCCATAAAGAGGGAGTTGCAGTAGTCAGATCTAAACAAAACAAGTATGTCAGCAACTGTTATGTTTTTACTAGACATTGTGTTTACCTTAGCTAAGGCACTGAGACCtatttttccagcaataaagtgCAGCTTtgatttttccccctttttttgtatAGGGACAAGCAGCACTGATGGCACTGATGCCATCTGATAGCCACGGgtctttaaaatgcattaaaatctgCAACAAACTAGAGACAAACAAGCATAGactacatacatgcatacaaacATAATGACAGCTTTGGGCGTGCCAGTCATGCAAAttctaaacattaaaatgaatgttAGTTACACATCCTCTCATTATATCTCCTTTAGGCCTGCCGCTgatctgatttcttttttaatgttccTGGTGTTGTTCTGCTCGTGTCTTTTAATTCTCCTGCTGCACCATGAACATTCTAGTGCTGCTgcagaggacataaagtcagtgctacagttaaaaaaaagatatatattcCAGTCCATAAAGATGTGAAGGTGTACCCAAAAGCCTCCTGGAGGGTAGGAGGGCTTCCTTGCCCTGGGGTGACCCTCTCTGCCTGCAGTTTATCCAAGGCTGCATACAAATTGTGTTTTCTCGGCTAGCATTAATGGCACTCTTTAACCATGACTTTGGGTCATCTTATAAatcatttcagtatttttttttttttttttttttgaatacaCATTTCAAGATGGCGGCGCACGTAGTTGCAGCAGCTCAGTGTTCTATACACTCATGCACACACTTACATTtggataaaacaaacaaaacaaaaacagagacagtGGCTGTCAGACAAAATTAAGTCCAGTGTGAGTCAGTAGATTTATAACAGTAAGTCCAGTAGAATGGGTACGCCTTTTGTTTTGATGGATTTCTCCTTAAGAACCATATTTCAACTAAATGACCAAATTATCTTTTGTTGTATATTGCCTCTTTGCACTTTCCCATTGCATCATGTGCTTGGTGTATTTCTAGTGTGTTGTGGTTTCAGTTGGCACAGTTTGTAGCAGGAGGCTCTTTAGCCTGAAAAGCCATGCCCTGCTTACTCAAGCTGAATCTATCAGATAAAGAGAAGAGCTTTGATGAGGCAAAAATCATTGGAATTAGGTGCAATACTGAAACTTAGTGCATTGGGTGTATtgaatacatttatacattttcagaTCATTTTTTTGGCTACTCTGTATATCTCGAATCATTTCtgagtctttgtttttaaaccaggTCAACCAGCTGTCAAAACCACCCCGTACAGCAATCCATTAAAATGGTGGTACTGCACAGTGTTGGAGTGAATTGCCTGAAAAAACATCAGCCAGTTTCACTCAATAAAAGTGCTGCTATCAGAGCAAGCAGAgctttggattaaaaaaaaggctgTTTTCACACGTTTGATGCTGCTGGTtgaaacagcattttaaaagaATTTGGGTCATGCTGGGTTGAATAAAGTGGAAATCctataaaaacagtgaaactgcaGAAAAGCAGTTGATTTTGTAAACACGGTATCAGAGTTCTTTAAaggcgttttttttaaactacttttatGATGTCTACCTAAAGTCATCTcaaatataaaactatgaagcaATGATAAAAAGTTGCAAGATAAAATCCCTGCTGGTATTTTGTCCTTTTTAGATACTTGGGTTTGTTTCTTATGGATCTGATGTCACTCAGAGCTCTGTCCACTCAGTAAATGCACATCTAGTGTTTACTCCTGTTTCTTTTCACTGTCTCTCCTTGCCTTTGGGATGTTTTACGACTTCTTCATTTGTGGGAGAAATAAGAAGAAATGGATGTAGCCACCACGATGTCACCTTTTG from Astatotilapia calliptera chromosome 20, fAstCal1.2, whole genome shotgun sequence includes these protein-coding regions:
- the mul1 gene encoding mitochondrial ubiquitin ligase activator of NFKB 1, with product MDSSGKPSTAQIVVLATSSALTAFFYSIYRSRATIVARLKEAKKVSHDQDLKTILSETPGRCIPYAVIEGVVRSVKETLNSQFVDNCKGVIERLTLKEEKMVWNRTTHIWNSTEKIIHQRINTVPFALGSHDDDIASTVRVIRPLDAAELDLETTYENFHPTVQSLSSVIGHFISGERPKGIHETEEMLRVGDSITGVGELVLDNNLIKLQPPKQGFCYFLTRLDYESLLRKQGTSVRLWRILAIVFGMAACSTLLYILWKQYMHRRQSKKERSILEEFKEQQRKRLRELNIEESSISPTSCTVCLSQDRSCVFLECGHVCTCSQCYEALPEPKKCPICRASIDRVVPLYNS